A single region of the Deefgea piscis genome encodes:
- a CDS encoding GNAT family N-acetyltransferase: protein MNSAYLRPMLISDYQAVFSLWLATEGMELIEDDNEAGIALYLQRNPCTCLVAEFQGEVVGSLLCGHDGRRAILRHLAIRNDFRGQGIARQLVETCMDALTAEGIRRCNLFVLDNNPTGAAFWAYLGWLKLPDNYQTLQRMV, encoded by the coding sequence ATGAACAGCGCATACCTTAGACCTATGCTGATAAGTGACTATCAAGCTGTATTTAGCCTTTGGTTGGCCACTGAAGGTATGGAACTGATTGAAGACGACAATGAAGCCGGAATTGCGCTGTATTTACAGCGCAACCCGTGCACCTGTCTAGTTGCAGAGTTTCAAGGTGAAGTAGTAGGTTCATTGTTGTGCGGTCATGATGGACGCCGCGCAATTCTTCGTCATTTAGCCATTCGAAATGATTTCCGTGGACAAGGTATTGCTCGGCAATTGGTCGAGACTTGTATGGACGCACTGACCGCAGAAGGTATACGCCGTTGTAATTTATTTGTACTCGATAACAATCCAACTGGTGCCGCGTTCTGGGCATATCTCGGGTGGCTAAAACTGCCCGATAATTACCAAACATTGCAGCGTATGGTTTAG
- a CDS encoding DinB family protein has translation MSNTSLLKSLFKYKAWANEELFNSLQQLDENTHQAELHAAIRILNHIYVVDRLFVANLQGTPPEYTATNTTETPNFNSLLTSVRNTDLWYIEYTEKISESELNEVVNFTFVDGDFGSMSREEMLAHIVTHGNYHRGAVGRIMAQLSIAPPRDIYSRFLHASEPNRRNN, from the coding sequence ATGAGCAATACTAGTCTACTTAAATCATTATTTAAGTACAAAGCATGGGCAAATGAAGAGTTATTCAATTCCCTACAACAATTAGATGAGAACACCCACCAAGCTGAACTACACGCGGCCATTCGAATTCTCAATCATATCTATGTCGTAGACCGATTGTTCGTCGCTAATTTGCAGGGGACACCTCCCGAATATACTGCAACAAATACGACAGAGACGCCTAATTTTAATTCTCTGCTTACTTCTGTTCGTAATACTGACCTTTGGTATATTGAATATACAGAGAAGATAAGCGAGTCGGAGTTGAATGAGGTTGTTAATTTCACTTTTGTTGATGGTGATTTTGGCAGTATGTCTCGCGAGGAAATGCTTGCCCATATTGTCACACACGGCAATTATCATCGTGGTGCAGTTGGACGCATAATGGCTCAATTGTCCATCGCACCTCCTCGGGATATTTATTCAAGATTTCTTCATGCTTCAGAGCCAAATCGCAGAAATAATTAA
- a CDS encoding cupin domain-containing protein codes for MKKLLRTSRPINEKINLNAQALSLSHAWRSTILGQAAGANIKVLRMDESKFSEEVHDFDEALIVLEGKMNLSLNGSCVEVNAGELFIVQAGILHAVEAGSYGTLIIVDK; via the coding sequence ATGAAAAAACTTTTGCGGACTTCTCGCCCAATAAATGAAAAAATCAACTTAAATGCACAAGCACTATCGCTGTCACATGCATGGCGCTCGACAATTTTAGGGCAAGCTGCGGGTGCAAATATCAAAGTTCTACGAATGGATGAATCAAAATTTTCCGAAGAAGTTCATGATTTTGACGAAGCTTTAATTGTGCTTGAAGGAAAAATGAATTTATCACTAAATGGCTCCTGTGTTGAGGTTAATGCTGGTGAGTTATTTATTGTTCAAGCTGGCATTCTGCATGCGGTAGAAGCTGGGAGTTATGGCACCTTGATTATTGTTGATAAGTAA
- a CDS encoding LysE family translocator, with product MFGIHDLGLFMISGLLLNMAPGPDSLLIVTRSAAQGWRAGSAAALGIGSGTLIHIIGAALGLSAILATSATAFSIVKYIGAIYLLYIGVGLLLSKSTAVTAVADETLAPLSLRRIYVQGLLTNLFNPKVAIFFLAFVPQFISPQAENKALAFIILGCIFNLNGMLWCHLLAVTSAMASQRLQASRAVSQWLNRLIGALFISFGIKLALVDR from the coding sequence ATGTTTGGTATTCATGATTTAGGCTTGTTTATGATTTCGGGTTTATTGCTCAATATGGCACCGGGCCCTGATTCATTATTAATCGTCACGCGTAGTGCGGCGCAAGGCTGGCGCGCAGGCTCGGCTGCAGCATTGGGAATTGGTAGCGGTACGCTGATTCATATTATTGGCGCGGCTTTAGGTTTATCTGCAATTTTAGCGACTTCGGCGACTGCATTTTCAATTGTGAAATATATCGGTGCGATTTATTTGTTGTATATCGGCGTTGGTTTATTACTGAGTAAATCTACGGCAGTGACAGCGGTTGCTGATGAAACTTTAGCGCCATTATCATTACGGCGTATTTATGTACAGGGCTTGTTGACGAATTTATTTAACCCTAAAGTCGCGATTTTCTTTTTGGCTTTTGTTCCGCAATTTATTAGCCCGCAAGCGGAAAATAAAGCCCTCGCCTTTATTATTTTGGGTTGTATTTTTAATTTAAATGGCATGCTGTGGTGCCATTTACTTGCCGTGACCTCGGCCATGGCCAGCCAGCGTTTGCAAGCGAGTCGCGCAGTGAGTCAATGGTTAAATCGACTCATCGGTGCGCTATTTATTTCATTTGGGATTAAATTGGCCTTGGTTGACCGTTGA
- a CDS encoding LpxL/LpxP family acyltransferase gives MKLKLTIALLWLLHLLPFRVMQWIAIPLGSLLFFVISGRRKVGLTNLRLCFPEWTEKQRRAVLRQHFIQMTSTLLGYSILLHGSKNRLRRLIHIEGFENFTAVQDRPIIMLVPHFLGLDFGGMGFIMDHQGSSMYAEQRGVFHEISLKIRSRYNNPQLIKRSAGIRSIVRTLKSKLPFYYLPDQDMGPQQSIFAPFFGIPTATLPMLGKLAEMTDAAVVPVITTIAKGHVVSRYYPAWENFPSGDMLADTTRMNQFIEDIAREHPSQYYWLHRRFKTRPEGEASFY, from the coding sequence ATGAAACTTAAACTCACCATCGCTCTGCTTTGGCTACTGCATTTACTGCCATTTCGTGTAATGCAATGGATTGCGATTCCTTTGGGGTCGCTACTTTTTTTCGTCATCAGTGGTCGGCGCAAAGTCGGGCTCACTAATTTGCGGCTATGTTTTCCAGAATGGACAGAAAAGCAGCGCCGCGCCGTGCTGCGCCAACATTTTATTCAAATGACCAGCACATTACTGGGCTACAGTATCTTGCTACACGGCAGTAAAAACAGGCTACGCAGACTGATACATATCGAAGGCTTTGAAAACTTCACCGCAGTCCAAGATCGGCCGATCATTATGTTGGTCCCGCATTTTTTAGGGCTCGATTTTGGCGGCATGGGTTTTATCATGGATCATCAAGGCAGCAGCATGTACGCCGAGCAGCGCGGTGTGTTTCATGAAATCAGCCTTAAAATCCGCTCGCGCTACAATAATCCGCAACTGATTAAACGCAGCGCCGGCATCCGCTCGATTGTTCGCACATTAAAATCAAAACTGCCTTTTTATTACCTACCCGATCAAGATATGGGGCCGCAGCAATCGATTTTTGCGCCGTTCTTTGGCATCCCCACCGCCACCTTGCCAATGCTAGGTAAACTCGCCGAAATGACCGATGCCGCTGTCGTACCGGTCATCACCACCATCGCCAAAGGCCATGTCGTTTCGCGCTACTACCCAGCTTGGGAGAACTTCCCGAGCGGCGATATGCTCGCCGACACCACGCGAATGAATCAATTTATCGAAGACATCGCCCGCGAACACCCTAGCCAATATTATTGGTTACATCGGCGCTTTAAAACGCGGCCTGAGGGCGAAGCGAGTTTTTATTAA
- a CDS encoding lysophospholipid acyltransferase family protein, with amino-acid sequence MLLTFCKLLAKLPLPLLQALGWLLGWLVWLGSAHHRKVLRSNLTQSAIAKNSMDYTRLLRSSIPEHGIAATELLAHWMRPIPELLTLVHEKTGWEHVEAALKTERPIIFVSPHLGALEMVGVCVAGLIPKKLAPLYRPPKQAYLEPLMIYSRSRSGAEPAPANASGVRVLLKTLKQGGVAYLLPDQAPGGGEGVWAPFFGRPAYTMTLLSKLVKSSNAIILPCYVERLGIGKGYRFHVQPFVGELNGDTEHDATVLNQNLEDLIRQVPAQYFWSYSRYKHPAGAPLPPDAA; translated from the coding sequence ATGCTGCTTACGTTCTGCAAATTATTGGCTAAATTGCCGCTGCCCTTACTGCAAGCGCTCGGTTGGTTGCTCGGCTGGCTTGTCTGGTTGGGCAGTGCCCACCATCGCAAAGTCCTACGTAGCAACCTCACGCAAAGTGCGATTGCGAAAAATAGTATGGATTATACCCGATTACTTCGCTCAAGTATTCCTGAGCACGGTATCGCCGCCACTGAGCTGTTGGCGCACTGGATGCGACCGATTCCTGAACTGCTAACGCTGGTGCATGAAAAAACCGGCTGGGAACACGTCGAAGCGGCACTCAAAACCGAGCGACCGATTATTTTTGTTTCACCACATTTAGGTGCACTAGAAATGGTAGGGGTATGTGTCGCTGGCTTAATCCCTAAAAAGCTTGCACCGCTATACCGTCCACCTAAACAAGCTTATCTTGAGCCATTGATGATTTACTCGCGCTCGCGTAGTGGCGCCGAACCTGCACCGGCTAATGCTTCTGGGGTGCGCGTGTTGCTTAAAACCCTCAAGCAAGGGGGTGTGGCTTATTTACTGCCCGATCAAGCCCCCGGCGGTGGTGAAGGCGTTTGGGCGCCGTTTTTTGGTCGCCCTGCTTACACCATGACCCTGTTATCTAAATTAGTAAAATCGAGCAATGCCATTATTTTGCCGTGTTATGTCGAGCGACTAGGGATTGGCAAAGGCTACCGTTTTCATGTGCAACCGTTTGTCGGCGAACTCAATGGGGACACCGAACATGACGCCACAGTCCTCAACCAAAATTTAGAAGACCTGATCCGCCAAGTGCCAGCGCAATATTTCTGGAGCTACAGTCGTTACAAACACCCAGCGGGCGCACCATTACCGCCGGATGCTGCGTAA
- the metK gene encoding methionine adenosyltransferase, whose amino-acid sequence MKDFLFTSESVSEGHPDKVADQISDAILDAIFTQDKYARVAAETLVNTGLVVLAGEITTHANVDYIQIARDTIKRIGYDHSDIGFDYKTCAVLVAYDKQSPDIAQGVNEGEGLDLDMGAGDQGLMFGYACDETAQLMPAPIYYAHRLMQRQAELRKDGRLPWLRPDAKSQVTLRYDGETGKVKEIDTIVLSTQHHPDVSHAQLSEAVIEEIIKPVMPKEWLTANTKFLVNPTGRFVIGGPMGDCGLTGRKIIVDTYGGAAPHGGGAFSGKDPSKVDRSAAYAMRYVAKNIVAAGIAKQCLVQVSYAIGVAQPVSIMVDTWDTGVIPNDQIVDIIKENFDLRPKGIIKMLDLLRPIYSRTAAYGHFGRDEPDFSWERTDKVEQLKAAAGLK is encoded by the coding sequence ATGAAAGACTTTTTATTTACTTCTGAATCTGTTTCAGAAGGCCATCCTGATAAAGTTGCCGATCAAATTTCGGATGCAATCTTGGATGCCATTTTCACCCAAGACAAATATGCCCGAGTTGCGGCAGAGACTTTAGTCAATACCGGTTTAGTGGTTTTGGCGGGTGAAATCACCACGCATGCCAATGTCGATTACATCCAAATTGCGCGCGATACCATTAAGCGTATTGGTTATGATCATTCGGACATCGGTTTTGACTACAAAACATGTGCTGTTTTGGTGGCCTACGATAAGCAATCTCCAGACATTGCCCAAGGTGTGAATGAAGGCGAAGGCCTTGATTTAGACATGGGCGCTGGCGATCAAGGCTTGATGTTTGGTTATGCCTGCGATGAAACAGCACAATTAATGCCAGCGCCAATTTATTACGCGCATCGTTTGATGCAGCGCCAAGCTGAATTGCGTAAAGATGGCCGTTTGCCATGGTTGCGCCCGGATGCGAAATCGCAAGTGACGCTGCGTTACGATGGCGAAACTGGCAAAGTGAAAGAAATCGACACCATCGTATTGTCGACGCAACACCATCCTGATGTATCACACGCGCAATTGAGCGAAGCGGTGATTGAAGAAATCATCAAACCGGTGATGCCAAAAGAATGGCTGACGGCCAATACCAAATTCTTGGTCAACCCAACAGGTCGCTTTGTCATTGGCGGCCCAATGGGCGATTGCGGTTTGACCGGTCGTAAGATCATTGTCGACACCTACGGTGGCGCTGCGCCGCACGGTGGTGGTGCTTTCTCGGGTAAAGACCCAAGTAAAGTGGATCGCTCGGCCGCTTATGCGATGCGCTATGTGGCAAAAAACATCGTAGCGGCAGGCATTGCTAAGCAATGCTTGGTGCAGGTGTCATACGCAATTGGTGTGGCGCAACCAGTGTCGATCATGGTTGATACTTGGGATACCGGTGTGATTCCAAACGATCAAATCGTCGACATTATCAAAGAAAACTTTGATTTGCGTCCGAAAGGCATTATCAAAATGCTCGATTTGCTGCGCCCAATCTATAGCCGCACTGCGGCGTACGGCCATTTTGGCCGTGACGAACCTGATTTTTCTTGGGAACGTACTGATAAGGTCGAACAGCTCAAAGCGGCAGCTGGCTTAAAGTGA
- the ahcY gene encoding adenosylhomocysteinase: MTQFTDFKVADLSLAAWGRKELTIAETEMPGLMAVRDEYRAQQPLQGARIAGSLHMTIQTGVLIEALQALGAKVRWASCNIFSTQDHAAAAIAATDTPVFAFKGESLSEYWQFTHEIFDWPNDANGQPQYANMILDDGGDATLLLHLGARAESDLSVVSQPSNAEETVLYTAIKEKIKRDPKWYSTRLAAIRGVTEETTTGVHRLYQMHEQGKLAFPAINVNDSVTKSKFDNLYGCRESLVDSIKRATDVMVAGKVALVLGYGDVGKGCAQSLRGLGATVMITEIDPICALQAAMEGYRVVTLADVADQVDIFVTTTGNVSVIAHADLLRMRHNAIVCNIGHFDSEIEVASLRQYEWDNIKPQVDHVVFPDGKRIILLAEGRLVNLGCGTGHPSFVMSNSFANQVLAQIELFTKLAQYPVGVYVLPKHLDEMVARLHLKKIGAKLTVLTDEQAAYINVPKEGPYKSAHYRY, translated from the coding sequence ATGACTCAGTTTACCGATTTTAAAGTGGCCGATTTATCGCTAGCAGCATGGGGTCGTAAAGAGCTCACCATTGCCGAAACCGAAATGCCGGGTTTAATGGCGGTGCGAGATGAATATCGGGCTCAGCAACCGCTTCAAGGCGCGCGAATTGCGGGCTCTTTACATATGACGATTCAAACTGGCGTATTGATTGAAGCCTTGCAAGCATTGGGGGCGAAGGTACGCTGGGCGTCTTGTAATATTTTCTCCACCCAAGATCATGCTGCGGCCGCTATTGCGGCGACCGATACGCCGGTATTTGCTTTTAAAGGTGAATCGCTCAGTGAGTATTGGCAATTTACTCATGAAATTTTTGATTGGCCTAACGATGCCAATGGCCAGCCACAATACGCCAATATGATATTGGATGATGGTGGTGACGCCACTTTGTTATTGCATTTGGGCGCACGTGCCGAAAGTGATCTGAGTGTTGTCAGCCAGCCGAGTAATGCAGAAGAAACTGTCCTCTACACCGCAATTAAAGAAAAAATTAAGCGAGATCCAAAATGGTATTCAACGCGTTTGGCGGCAATTCGCGGTGTTACTGAAGAAACCACCACCGGCGTGCATCGCTTGTATCAAATGCATGAGCAAGGCAAATTGGCTTTTCCTGCGATCAATGTCAACGACTCAGTAACCAAATCCAAATTTGATAATCTGTATGGCTGCCGAGAGTCCTTAGTCGACTCGATCAAGCGCGCGACCGATGTGATGGTGGCCGGTAAAGTGGCCTTGGTGCTGGGCTATGGCGATGTAGGCAAAGGTTGCGCGCAGTCGTTACGCGGCCTCGGGGCAACGGTGATGATTACCGAGATTGACCCAATTTGTGCATTACAAGCGGCGATGGAAGGGTATCGCGTGGTGACTTTGGCTGATGTGGCGGATCAAGTGGATATTTTTGTCACGACGACGGGCAATGTCAGCGTGATTGCCCATGCCGATTTACTGCGCATGCGGCACAACGCCATTGTTTGCAATATCGGTCATTTTGATTCTGAAATTGAAGTGGCCAGTTTGCGTCAATACGAATGGGACAATATCAAGCCACAAGTGGATCATGTGGTGTTTCCGGATGGGAAGCGCATCATCTTATTGGCGGAAGGCCGCTTAGTGAATTTGGGCTGTGGTACTGGTCACCCTTCATTTGTGATGAGTAATTCTTTTGCCAATCAAGTCTTGGCGCAAATCGAGCTATTCACCAAATTGGCGCAATATCCAGTTGGGGTGTATGTATTGCCCAAGCATTTGGATGAAATGGTTGCGCGTTTACATCTTAAGAAAATTGGCGCCAAACTGACTGTTTTAACCGATGAGCAGGCGGCGTACATCAATGTGCCGAAAGAAGGGCCTTATAAATCCGCGCATTATCGCTATTAA
- a CDS encoding YfhL family 4Fe-4S dicluster ferredoxin, with the protein MALIITDECINCDVCEPECPNSAISQGEEIYVIDPNLCTECVGHYDEPQCQQVCPVDCIPLDPEHKESKEELQAKYLIISGQA; encoded by the coding sequence ATGGCACTTATTATTACCGACGAATGCATTAACTGTGATGTTTGTGAACCGGAATGCCCAAATAGCGCCATTTCACAAGGTGAAGAGATTTATGTCATCGACCCTAATCTATGTACCGAGTGTGTTGGCCATTACGATGAGCCACAATGCCAACAAGTTTGCCCAGTTGACTGTATCCCACTCGATCCAGAACACAAAGAAAGCAAAGAAGAGCTTCAAGCCAAATATTTGATTATTTCAGGTCAAGCCTAA
- the rsmD gene encoding 16S rRNA (guanine(966)-N(2))-methyltransferase RsmD, giving the protein MSAQHKNQVRVIGGQYKSRILKFPDSLALRPTPDRVRETLFNWLGQDCTGMVCLDLFSGSGALGFEAASRWAKKVVMIEAARPVVAALKSNQALLAANQIEIICSTAEHYLSRCQEQFDLVLLDPPFASTLLDEILPQIAKHLSPTARVYIECAQWPELSDWEILREGKAGTVKYALLCRASGQ; this is encoded by the coding sequence ATGTCAGCACAGCATAAAAATCAGGTTCGTGTGATTGGTGGACAATATAAAAGCCGAATTTTAAAATTTCCGGACTCATTGGCGTTACGTCCGACACCTGATCGGGTTCGTGAAACGCTATTTAACTGGTTAGGCCAAGATTGCACCGGCATGGTTTGTCTGGATCTTTTTTCCGGCAGTGGCGCGCTCGGTTTTGAAGCGGCTTCACGCTGGGCCAAAAAAGTAGTCATGATCGAAGCAGCAAGACCCGTTGTTGCGGCACTCAAAAGCAATCAAGCTTTACTCGCTGCCAATCAAATTGAGATTATTTGCAGTACTGCCGAGCATTACCTCAGCCGATGCCAAGAACAGTTTGATCTGGTCTTACTAGATCCTCCATTTGCCAGCACTTTGCTCGATGAAATTTTGCCGCAAATTGCCAAACATCTTAGCCCTACAGCACGGGTGTATATCGAATGCGCCCAATGGCCAGAGCTCAGCGATTGGGAGATTTTGCGCGAAGGCAAAGCAGGCACGGTCAAATATGCATTATTGTGCCGTGCATCAGGCCAATAA
- the ftsY gene encoding signal recognition particle-docking protein FtsY gives MFSFFKKKKPPEAQIVAEVAPETLVTVVETEPLAPVSLPETPAIVEPIVKIEPIEPVVTATEIKPAPVVPIESAIEPLITQEAEPVPHADAFVPPADLAQPQERPKLSWTERLKMGLAKTRDKLGKSLASIFGGGQIDDELYEELETVLLTADMGVDATQHLLKDVRERVSLRGLKDSGELKDALKLSLTDLIKPLEIPLDVSGHKPFILMVAGVNGAGKTTSIGKLAKYFQSQNLSVLLAAGDTFRAAAREQLVVWGERNGVQVIAQASGDAAAVAFDAVNAAKARGIDVVIVDTAGRLPTQLHLMEEIKKVKRVVQKADPTGPHEVLLVLDANTGQNALAQVKSFDDALGLTGLVLTKLDGTAKGGVIAAIAKNRPVPLRFIGVGESIDDLRPFVAKDYIDALFE, from the coding sequence ATGTTTAGTTTTTTTAAGAAAAAGAAGCCGCCAGAGGCGCAAATTGTCGCAGAAGTTGCGCCAGAAACCCTAGTTACAGTGGTTGAAACTGAGCCGCTCGCTCCAGTCTCTCTACCTGAAACCCCCGCCATCGTTGAGCCGATCGTAAAAATTGAACCGATTGAGCCAGTTGTTACTGCAACTGAGATCAAGCCTGCGCCAGTTGTGCCGATTGAGTCGGCGATTGAACCCTTGATTACCCAAGAAGCTGAGCCTGTGCCGCATGCTGATGCATTTGTACCGCCAGCCGATTTAGCTCAACCACAAGAACGGCCTAAATTATCTTGGACTGAACGCTTGAAAATGGGTTTGGCAAAAACTCGCGATAAATTAGGCAAAAGCTTAGCCAGTATTTTTGGTGGTGGCCAAATTGATGACGAGCTTTACGAGGAGCTTGAAACCGTATTGTTGACCGCCGATATGGGCGTTGATGCCACTCAGCATTTATTAAAAGATGTTCGAGAGCGGGTGTCACTACGTGGTTTAAAAGATTCGGGTGAGCTTAAAGATGCGCTGAAACTCAGTCTGACTGATTTGATCAAACCGCTAGAAATCCCTTTGGATGTATCGGGCCACAAGCCATTTATTCTGATGGTGGCTGGCGTTAACGGTGCAGGTAAAACCACCAGCATCGGCAAGTTAGCTAAATACTTCCAATCGCAAAATTTATCGGTGCTGCTGGCTGCTGGGGATACATTCCGGGCTGCGGCGCGTGAGCAATTGGTGGTTTGGGGCGAACGTAACGGCGTGCAAGTGATTGCGCAAGCGTCGGGTGATGCCGCAGCGGTTGCTTTTGATGCAGTGAACGCTGCCAAAGCTCGTGGTATCGATGTGGTGATTGTCGACACGGCAGGGCGTTTGCCAACGCAATTGCACCTGATGGAAGAAATCAAAAAAGTAAAACGCGTGGTGCAAAAAGCCGACCCCACTGGGCCACATGAAGTTTTGCTGGTGCTGGACGCCAATACGGGGCAAAACGCTTTGGCGCAAGTTAAATCGTTTGACGACGCTTTGGGCTTAACCGGTTTAGTGCTGACTAAGCTCGACGGTACCGCTAAAGGTGGCGTGATTGCCGCGATTGCTAAAAATCGCCCAGTACCGCTGCGCTTTATCGGTGTAGGTGAGTCGATTGATGATTTACGCCCATTTGTGGCAAAAGATTATATCGATGCCTTGTTTGAATAA
- the ftsE gene encoding cell division ATP-binding protein FtsE, with amino-acid sequence MIQFQQVSKSYPGGFDAIKNLSFEVPDGELVFLAGHSGAGKSTLLKLMAGIEKPSSGAVLLNGQNLARMSRASLPFVRRHIGLIFQDHKILYDRNVFDNVRLPLDIIGFDHMEGRRRVLAALDKVGLAGKEKLNPISLSGGEQQRLCIARAVVHRPSILLADEPTANLDSDYAHDILELFKSFHQVGVTILISAHDESLMADYGRRILRLKHGQFCA; translated from the coding sequence ATGATTCAATTTCAACAAGTTAGTAAAAGCTATCCCGGTGGCTTTGATGCCATCAAAAATCTAAGTTTTGAAGTGCCCGATGGCGAGCTGGTGTTTTTAGCGGGACATTCTGGGGCGGGTAAATCGACTTTACTCAAATTAATGGCGGGGATCGAAAAACCCAGTAGCGGCGCGGTGCTGCTCAATGGGCAAAATTTAGCGCGGATGAGTCGTGCTTCTTTGCCGTTTGTGCGCCGGCATATTGGGCTGATTTTTCAAGATCATAAAATTTTATATGATCGCAATGTGTTTGATAACGTGCGCCTACCGCTGGATATTATTGGCTTCGATCATATGGAGGGTCGCCGTCGTGTATTGGCGGCGCTGGATAAAGTCGGTTTGGCGGGCAAAGAAAAGCTCAATCCTATTTCGCTATCGGGCGGTGAACAGCAGCGCCTGTGTATTGCGCGAGCAGTGGTGCATCGGCCGTCGATTTTGTTGGCCGACGAGCCAACGGCAAATCTGGATAGTGATTATGCGCATGATATTTTGGAATTGTTTAAATCCTTCCATCAAGTCGGTGTAACGATTTTGATTTCGGCGCACGATGAATCGTTAATGGCCGATTATGGTCGGCGTATTTTGCGTTTAAAACATGGGCAGTTTTGCGCTTAA
- the ftsX gene encoding permease-like cell division protein FtsX, with protein MKNWFRLHLLALTRTIGSLFRHPLGSLLNLLVIGITTALPLALWTLIMSVSQISDQVSVEPQISIFLRHSATVEDVKGLQATLKADARWAKVEFIPKANALAALQTSLGTTDLTAGLADNPLPDAFVLQAKENDPAGLEALKKELSSIVIVEEVQLDSDWAKRLARITDLGRAIFEVLACLLALALVLITGNAIRMQILTRRDEIEVAKLIGATDSFIRRPFMHAALVQGLLGGGVAVLIVWGLVAYVNPTVIELASAYGQSLSLLAPDLLTTVVVCLASAFLCLIGASLAVSRYLYQFR; from the coding sequence ATGAAAAATTGGTTTCGCCTGCATCTATTGGCACTAACACGCACGATTGGTAGCTTGTTTCGCCACCCGCTAGGTAGCCTGCTGAATTTATTGGTGATTGGGATTACAACCGCACTGCCACTGGCGCTTTGGACTTTGATTATGAGCGTTTCGCAAATTAGCGATCAAGTGTCTGTTGAACCGCAAATTTCTATTTTTTTGCGGCACAGTGCCACGGTTGAAGACGTGAAGGGCTTGCAAGCGACATTAAAAGCCGATGCGCGTTGGGCTAAAGTTGAGTTTATTCCGAAAGCCAATGCATTGGCGGCCTTGCAAACGAGCCTAGGCACAACGGATTTAACCGCTGGATTAGCCGACAACCCATTGCCAGACGCTTTTGTTTTGCAAGCAAAAGAAAATGATCCGGCAGGTTTAGAAGCCTTAAAGAAAGAACTTTCGTCGATTGTGATCGTCGAAGAAGTGCAGTTAGACTCTGATTGGGCCAAACGTTTGGCACGGATTACCGATTTAGGACGAGCTATTTTTGAAGTTCTGGCATGCTTGTTGGCGCTGGCCTTGGTGCTGATCACGGGCAATGCCATCCGGATGCAAATCCTAACGCGCCGTGATGAAATTGAAGTCGCCAAACTGATTGGTGCAACTGATTCATTTATTCGCCGCCCCTTTATGCATGCGGCCTTGGTACAAGGGCTGCTCGGTGGTGGGGTTGCCGTATTGATTGTGTGGGGCTTGGTGGCGTATGTAAATCCAACCGTGATCGAATTGGCGAGCGCTTATGGTCAATCGTTAAGTTTGTTGGCGCCAGACCTTCTAACCACGGTGGTGGTTTGTCTAGCAAGCGCATTTTTGTGTTTGATAGGGGCTAGTTTGGCGGTGTCGCGATATTTATATCAATTTCGTTAA